A window from Pseudomonas sp. Tri1 encodes these proteins:
- a CDS encoding branched-chain amino acid aminotransferase, translated as MGNESINWDKLGFDYIKTDKRYLSHWRDGAWDAGTLTDDNVLHISEGSTALHYGQQCFEGLKAYRCKDGSINLFRPDQNAARMQRSCARLLMPHVETEQFIEACKQVVRANERFIPPYGTGGALYLRPFVIGVGDNIGVRTAPEFIFSIFCIPVGAYFKGGLTPHNFLISSYDRAAPQGTGAAKVGGNYAASLMPGSLAKKASFADCIYLDPMTHSKIEEVGSANFFGITHDNKFVTPNSPSVLPGITRLSLIELAKSRLGLEVIEGDVFIDKLSDFKEAGACGTAAVITPIGGISYKDKLHVFHSETEVGPITQKLYKELTGVQTGDVEAPAGWIVKV; from the coding sequence ATGGGTAACGAGAGCATCAATTGGGACAAACTGGGCTTTGACTACATCAAGACCGACAAGCGCTACCTGTCGCACTGGCGCGATGGCGCCTGGGACGCCGGCACCCTGACCGACGACAACGTGCTGCACATCAGCGAGGGCTCCACCGCCCTGCACTACGGTCAGCAGTGCTTCGAAGGCCTGAAGGCCTATCGCTGCAAGGACGGTTCGATCAACCTGTTCCGCCCGGACCAGAACGCCGCCCGCATGCAACGTAGCTGCGCACGTCTGCTGATGCCGCATGTCGAGACCGAGCAGTTCATCGAAGCCTGCAAGCAAGTGGTCCGCGCCAACGAGCGCTTCATCCCGCCTTATGGCACCGGCGGCGCGCTGTACCTGCGCCCGTTCGTGATCGGCGTGGGTGACAACATCGGCGTGCGCACCGCACCCGAGTTCATCTTCTCGATCTTCTGCATCCCGGTTGGCGCCTACTTCAAGGGCGGCCTGACCCCGCACAACTTCCTGATCTCCAGCTACGATCGCGCCGCACCACAAGGCACCGGCGCGGCCAAGGTCGGTGGCAACTACGCCGCCAGCCTGATGCCCGGTTCCCTGGCCAAGAAAGCGAGCTTCGCCGACTGCATCTACCTGGACCCGATGACCCATTCGAAAATCGAGGAAGTCGGTTCGGCCAACTTCTTCGGCATCACCCACGACAACAAATTCGTCACACCCAACTCCCCTTCGGTCCTGCCGGGCATCACCCGCCTGTCGCTGATCGAACTGGCCAAATCGCGCCTGGGCCTGGAAGTGATCGAAGGCGACGTGTTCATCGACAAGCTCTCGGACTTCAAGGAAGCCGGCGCCTGCGGTACCGCAGCGGTCATCACCCCGATTGGCGGCATCAGCTACAAAGACAAGCTGCACGTGTTCCACAGCGAAACCGAAGTCGGCCCGATCACCCAGAAGCTCTACAAAGAGCTGACCGGCGTGCAGACCGGCGACGTGGAAGCGCCAGCGGGTTGGATCGTCAAGGTCTGA
- a CDS encoding PAS domain-containing protein: protein MMERPEAFVQTLPVHLMDRFPAALLELRDSGQIAQFNLAWVELMDLPDAERNLIDYVHHEDRSLWRQALHELRRRPETSFNQRLRFVHPSGELRWFEVSLKRGAQGFYLVAGDVTAHKRREIALQASQRSSMSLLDSMPGLIYRGRNNRDWTMEFVSAGCLQLTGYPPERLVDNHEFTYNSLILAQDADYVWREVQYALSRQEPFELNYRIRCADQSIKHVWEKGVGIYADTREVLGIEGAIFERRAGQPRTDG, encoded by the coding sequence ATGATGGAACGACCAGAGGCATTTGTGCAGACACTGCCCGTGCACCTGATGGACCGCTTTCCGGCGGCATTGCTTGAACTGCGCGACAGCGGTCAGATTGCCCAGTTCAACCTGGCCTGGGTCGAGCTGATGGATCTGCCAGACGCAGAACGCAACCTTATTGACTATGTGCACCACGAAGACCGGTCGTTGTGGCGTCAGGCCCTGCATGAACTGCGTCGGCGCCCAGAAACCTCCTTCAACCAGCGGCTGCGTTTTGTTCACCCTTCGGGGGAACTGCGCTGGTTCGAGGTCAGCCTGAAGCGCGGAGCCCAGGGTTTCTATCTAGTGGCCGGCGACGTCACTGCGCACAAGCGGCGCGAGATTGCCTTACAGGCGAGCCAGCGCAGCAGCATGAGCCTGCTCGACAGCATGCCGGGGCTGATCTATCGCGGTCGCAACAACCGCGACTGGACCATGGAGTTCGTCAGTGCTGGTTGCCTGCAACTGACCGGGTATCCGCCGGAGCGGCTGGTGGACAACCATGAATTCACCTACAACAGCCTGATCCTGGCGCAGGATGCCGATTACGTCTGGCGCGAGGTGCAATATGCCTTGTCGCGGCAGGAACCGTTCGAACTCAATTACCGGATTCGCTGTGCCGATCAGTCGATCAAGCATGTCTGGGAAAAGGGCGTCGGGATCTATGCCGACACGCGTGAAGTGCTGGGTATCGAGGGGGCGATTTTCGAGCGTAGGGCGGGTCAGCCCCGAACCGATGGGTGA
- a CDS encoding response regulator — MDCTTLLLIDDHPLFRKGLAQLFDASDDFEVVGQAASGREGINLAVSLAPQQVLLDLHMPGLSGLQVLDELRQLRLDCQVVVLTASMDRAELLTALRLGASGYVLKETEPDALLSYMRNCHKGAIVLDSTLVALLADQAESVSRTIHDLDLPDTGNLTEREGQTLALIGAGMSNKQIGRELGISDGTVKIYVRNLLQKFSLHSRLELAAWVHNGASVRHEERH, encoded by the coding sequence ATGGACTGCACGACCTTATTACTGATCGATGATCACCCATTGTTTCGCAAAGGCCTGGCGCAGCTGTTCGATGCCAGCGACGACTTCGAAGTGGTGGGGCAGGCGGCCAGCGGTCGCGAAGGCATCAACCTGGCCGTGAGCCTGGCACCGCAGCAGGTCTTGCTTGATCTGCACATGCCCGGCTTGAGCGGTTTGCAGGTGCTCGACGAACTGCGTCAGTTGCGCCTCGACTGCCAGGTGGTGGTGCTCACCGCGTCGATGGATCGCGCCGAGCTGTTGACGGCCTTGCGCCTGGGGGCCAGTGGTTACGTGCTCAAGGAAACCGAACCCGATGCGTTGTTGAGCTACATGCGCAATTGCCACAAAGGCGCGATCGTCCTGGATTCAACCCTGGTTGCCCTGTTGGCCGATCAGGCCGAGTCGGTTAGCCGGACCATCCACGATCTGGACCTGCCAGACACAGGCAACCTCACCGAGCGCGAGGGGCAGACCCTGGCCCTGATCGGCGCCGGCATGAGCAATAAACAGATCGGTCGGGAACTGGGGATCAGCGATGGTACGGTCAAGATCTATGTGAGGAATCTGTTGCAGAAGTTCAGCCTGCACTCCCGTCTGGAGTTGGCGGCGTGGGTGCACAACGGCGCGTCAGTGAGACACGAGGAGCGTCATTAG
- a CDS encoding ATP-binding protein, whose amino-acid sequence MRKLLAGLPLCQAHAEGALSGFLDRFEALLPNCKLNLILGGEDLGPARRGLLESCQGVARCPWRDATLADTAQACGACRQRGVHRLLCALPQSDDSGKGLLLLDTPQPVHASWRLLLEEAAQAVGITVRLRSYTREQQRKQATSRHGALARELHDSVAQQLGYLSFQARLLQGQVGEPEQASAGLQELCVGLSQLQRQVRELITNARLTMDGRSLRQALADSIAEFSRRCIIVFELDNRLADDALSPGTELQVLQIIREALANAVRHSHARHVRIELRQNQDGDASISVEDDGIGLSPASGEQNHFGLAIIRERAASIGARLTIEAIRPHGVRVHLGLSRHQDLPQGSFDGLHDLITDR is encoded by the coding sequence GTGCGAAAACTACTGGCAGGATTGCCCTTGTGTCAGGCGCACGCTGAAGGTGCCTTGTCGGGTTTCCTGGACCGTTTCGAAGCACTGCTGCCCAACTGCAAACTCAATCTGATCCTGGGCGGCGAAGACCTGGGGCCGGCGCGGCGCGGACTGCTCGAAAGCTGTCAGGGCGTTGCGCGCTGCCCTTGGCGTGACGCGACCCTGGCTGATACGGCGCAGGCCTGTGGCGCTTGCCGGCAACGGGGGGTACATCGCCTGCTGTGTGCCTTGCCGCAAAGTGACGACTCGGGCAAAGGGCTGTTGCTGCTCGATACCCCCCAACCGGTCCATGCCAGCTGGCGCCTGTTGCTGGAGGAGGCGGCGCAGGCGGTGGGCATCACCGTGCGCTTGCGCAGCTACACCCGTGAGCAACAGCGTAAACAGGCCACGTCCCGGCACGGCGCGTTGGCCCGTGAGCTGCACGATTCGGTGGCTCAGCAGCTGGGTTACCTGTCGTTCCAGGCGCGTTTACTGCAGGGGCAGGTGGGCGAGCCGGAGCAGGCCAGTGCCGGGTTGCAGGAACTGTGCGTCGGCTTGAGCCAGTTGCAGCGCCAGGTGCGCGAGTTGATCACCAACGCTCGCCTGACCATGGACGGGCGCTCGCTGCGCCAAGCCCTGGCCGACTCCATCGCGGAGTTCTCGCGGCGCTGCATCATTGTGTTCGAACTGGACAATCGCCTGGCCGACGATGCCTTGAGCCCGGGCACCGAACTACAGGTTTTGCAGATCATTCGCGAGGCACTGGCCAACGCGGTGCGCCATTCCCATGCGCGGCATGTACGCATCGAGTTACGGCAAAACCAGGACGGTGATGCCTCCATTTCGGTGGAGGACGACGGCATCGGGCTCAGCCCGGCGTCAGGGGAGCAAAACCATTTCGGCCTGGCGATCATCCGCGAGCGCGCCGCGAGCATCGGCGCCCGGCTGACAATTGAAGCGATCCGTCCGCACGGGGTCCGCGTACACCTTGGCCTCAGCCGCCACCAAGACCTGCCACAGGGGAGTTTCGATGGACTGCACGACCTTATTACTGATCGATGA
- a CDS encoding dimethylamine monooxygenase subunit DmmA family protein, with amino-acid sequence MTDRHCAAPDRLHSLPRYRQPLLRESVTRHIVVMQSAAACSPFVGTLEQPLVLNGENADFARRLHQALVNATVGSHLYIMGDEAFIWRIHAEARSAGLENAEIDITRTLAGPRLVYCVHCGLTQAAGPEPRLTCIGCEVGLEVREHFSQRLGAYLGVCSNPDQPYAGVRP; translated from the coding sequence ATGACGGATAGACACTGCGCCGCCCCGGACCGACTTCACAGCCTTCCGCGCTATCGCCAGCCGCTGCTTCGTGAAAGCGTCACCCGGCACATCGTGGTCATGCAATCGGCGGCCGCCTGCTCCCCCTTTGTCGGAACACTGGAACAGCCCCTGGTACTGAACGGCGAGAACGCCGACTTTGCCCGGCGCTTGCATCAGGCGCTGGTCAACGCAACCGTCGGCAGCCATCTGTACATCATGGGCGACGAGGCCTTTATCTGGCGCATCCACGCCGAGGCCCGCAGCGCCGGACTGGAAAATGCCGAGATCGACATCACCCGCACGCTAGCCGGCCCGCGCCTGGTGTATTGCGTGCATTGTGGCCTGACCCAGGCTGCCGGACCGGAACCGCGGTTGACCTGCATCGGTTGCGAGGTCGGGCTGGAAGTGCGCGAACACTTCTCCCAACGCCTGGGAGCCTACCTCGGCGTCTGCAGCAACCCCGACCAGCCTTACGCCGGAGTAAGGCCATGA
- a CDS encoding PDR/VanB family oxidoreductase produces MSGALEVRVSAARMLTPVVREFTLQACTGALPGFSPGSHVQVHLPLTEGKVRNAYSLTSDPADNRHYRIAVRLQEASRGGSHYLHRHVQVGDTLQISPPTNLFAPHSTAGLHILIAGGIGITPFMAYIAALEQSQAPFELHYLYRPGLSDAYVEELQQRLGSRLHTYACRPELNHILRDRPLGSHVYTCGPQPLLDAVRQQARALGWPPGRVHWEAFNAAKPGQPFDLELLRSGRRLRVGGEQSLLEALEAAGVQVPNLCRGGVCGQCMTRHVGGKIEHRDSFLSPAEQAEFLMPCVSRGCGPCVSLDL; encoded by the coding sequence ATGAGCGGCGCTCTTGAGGTGCGGGTCAGTGCGGCAAGAATGCTCACGCCGGTGGTGCGTGAATTCACCTTGCAAGCTTGCACCGGGGCATTGCCAGGATTCTCCCCCGGCAGCCATGTGCAGGTTCACCTGCCACTGACCGAAGGCAAGGTGCGCAATGCCTACTCGCTGACCAGCGACCCTGCGGACAATCGGCATTACCGCATCGCAGTACGCCTGCAGGAAGCTTCCCGCGGCGGCTCGCACTACCTGCATCGGCACGTCCAGGTTGGCGATACGCTGCAAATTTCACCGCCGACCAATCTGTTCGCGCCGCACTCCACCGCTGGCCTGCACATCCTGATCGCCGGAGGCATCGGCATCACGCCGTTCATGGCCTACATCGCGGCCCTGGAACAAAGCCAAGCCCCCTTCGAGTTGCATTACCTCTATCGCCCGGGCCTGAGCGATGCCTATGTCGAGGAGTTGCAACAGCGGCTGGGATCGCGACTGCACACCTACGCCTGCCGCCCGGAGCTGAACCACATCCTGCGGGATCGGCCGCTGGGCAGCCACGTTTACACCTGTGGTCCGCAACCGTTGCTCGATGCGGTTCGGCAACAAGCCAGAGCCCTCGGCTGGCCGCCCGGCCGGGTGCACTGGGAAGCCTTCAATGCCGCAAAGCCGGGCCAGCCCTTTGACCTGGAACTGCTGCGCAGTGGCCGACGCCTGCGGGTCGGTGGCGAACAAAGCCTGCTCGAGGCCTTGGAAGCCGCCGGAGTGCAAGTTCCCAACCTGTGCCGCGGCGGCGTCTGTGGCCAATGCATGACCCGCCACGTGGGCGGAAAAATCGAACACCGCGACAGCTTTCTGAGCCCCGCCGAACAGGCTGAATTTCTCATGCCCTGTGTTTCCCGCGGCTGCGGCCCTTGCGTTTCGCTGGACCTTTAG
- a CDS encoding DUF3445 domain-containing protein has product MTIQSSPVQSYRDDFSFRNSPAAIRRFPFPFTEDSYLYSVNIEPATSRDPGSVYQHGFDIDEHYRSEMAERALVLDKDPRRYLVMPHMQVAAWDALQMLMEHLATDYPQWFRLARDGDHWHWHNTLLNIDQHFVFGDASSLPCEPLEFIGRQVQGDFALLDQRDGDLYMDAGLVTSPADWSLAFDAGMSFKQWHSPVPMAHQMGVFDRALKYLLNLQVGQPVRRLNWTLTINPRLDSSPETFHEWGADRGRITAENVGQQVHLRVELQVMARLPRSNAVMFSIRTYLISMDELVTQPGWGCRLHRVLRDLPESIADYKGMSRYRQTLVQWLSRFDQA; this is encoded by the coding sequence ATGACCATTCAATCGAGCCCCGTGCAGAGTTACCGAGACGACTTCAGCTTTCGCAACAGCCCCGCGGCCATCCGCCGTTTTCCCTTTCCCTTCACTGAGGACAGCTACCTGTACTCGGTGAACATCGAACCGGCGACTTCCCGGGATCCGGGCTCGGTTTACCAGCACGGCTTCGATATCGACGAACACTACCGTTCGGAAATGGCCGAACGCGCCCTTGTGCTGGACAAGGATCCGCGCCGCTATCTGGTGATGCCGCACATGCAAGTGGCCGCCTGGGATGCGCTGCAGATGCTCATGGAACACCTCGCCACTGACTATCCGCAGTGGTTCCGGCTAGCGCGTGACGGTGATCACTGGCATTGGCACAACACGCTGCTCAATATCGATCAGCACTTTGTGTTCGGTGACGCCAGCAGCCTGCCCTGCGAGCCGCTGGAGTTCATCGGCCGCCAGGTGCAGGGCGATTTCGCCCTGCTCGATCAGCGCGACGGCGATCTGTACATGGACGCCGGCCTGGTCACCAGCCCGGCCGACTGGTCCCTGGCCTTCGACGCCGGCATGAGCTTCAAGCAGTGGCATTCACCGGTGCCCATGGCCCATCAGATGGGCGTGTTCGACCGCGCGTTGAAGTACCTGCTCAACCTGCAAGTGGGCCAACCGGTGCGGCGCCTGAATTGGACACTGACGATCAACCCGCGCCTGGACTCCTCGCCCGAGACTTTCCATGAATGGGGCGCCGACCGCGGCCGTATCACCGCCGAAAACGTCGGGCAACAGGTTCATCTGCGCGTCGAGCTGCAAGTGATGGCCCGCCTGCCGCGCAGCAACGCGGTGATGTTCAGCATCCGCACCTACCTGATCAGCATGGACGAACTGGTCACTCAACCCGGCTGGGGTTGCCGCCTGCACCGCGTGCTGCGCGACCTGCCCGAGTCGATCGCCGACTACAAAGGCATGAGCCGCTACCGACAGACCCTTGTCCAGTGGCTGAGCCGCTTCGACCAGGCCTGA
- a CDS encoding aminomethyltransferase family protein, with product MAHSWRISALAERHRALGSNLEDWNGMGTAWTYASDLADHHQAIRTRAGLMDVSGLKKVHYVGPHAESLLQWATTRDIAKLYPGKSVYASMLDEEGKFVDDCIVYRTGPNAFMVVHGAGSGHEMLVRSSQGRQVAVLFDDDLHDLSLQGPLAVDFLAEHVPGIRQLPYFHHLQTRLFDRPVMISRTGYTGERGYEIFCKAADAPALWDNILEQGADMGIIPCAFTALDWLRVESSLMFFPYDNSQMYPFADQKAGDTLWEMGLDFTVSPDKREFRGAEEHFRLRGQERFKITGVLLEGVRAAEAGDTLWQGNQQVGVITCGMYSRLSKRSMAIARMNVACAVPGIALQVRGSQESAAVTHALPFDDPEKTKRTAKG from the coding sequence ATGGCTCATTCATGGCGTATTTCTGCATTGGCCGAACGGCACCGCGCACTCGGCTCGAACCTGGAAGACTGGAACGGCATGGGCACTGCCTGGACCTATGCCAGCGACCTGGCCGATCACCATCAAGCGATCCGCACCCGCGCCGGGCTGATGGACGTTTCCGGGCTGAAGAAAGTCCACTACGTCGGCCCCCATGCCGAAAGCCTGCTGCAATGGGCCACCACCCGCGACATCGCCAAGCTCTACCCCGGCAAATCGGTGTATGCCTCGATGCTCGACGAGGAAGGCAAGTTCGTCGATGACTGCATCGTCTACCGTACCGGGCCTAACGCGTTCATGGTGGTCCACGGTGCCGGCAGCGGTCACGAAATGCTGGTGCGTTCATCCCAGGGCCGGCAAGTGGCGGTGTTGTTCGACGACGACCTGCACGACCTGTCGCTGCAAGGGCCGCTGGCGGTGGACTTTCTCGCCGAGCACGTCCCCGGGATTCGTCAGTTGCCCTATTTCCATCACCTGCAAACCCGCCTGTTCGATCGCCCGGTGATGATCTCTCGCACCGGCTACACCGGCGAACGCGGCTACGAGATTTTCTGCAAGGCGGCCGACGCCCCGGCGCTGTGGGACAACATCCTCGAACAGGGCGCGGACATGGGCATCATCCCGTGCGCCTTCACCGCCCTGGACTGGTTACGGGTGGAAAGCTCGCTGATGTTTTTTCCCTACGACAACTCACAGATGTACCCCTTCGCCGACCAGAAGGCCGGCGACACCTTGTGGGAAATGGGCCTGGATTTCACCGTTTCCCCAGACAAACGCGAATTTCGTGGCGCCGAGGAGCACTTCCGGTTGCGTGGCCAGGAACGCTTCAAGATCACCGGCGTGTTGCTCGAAGGTGTGCGCGCCGCCGAGGCGGGCGACACCCTGTGGCAGGGCAACCAGCAAGTCGGGGTGATCACCTGCGGCATGTATTCGCGCCTGAGCAAACGCTCCATGGCCATCGCCCGCATGAACGTCGCCTGCGCGGTTCCCGGGATTGCCTTGCAGGTGCGCGGCAGCCAGGAAAGCGCCGCGGTGACCCACGCCCTTCCCTTCGACGACCCGGAAAAAACCAAGCGCACGGCCAAGGGCTGA
- the purU gene encoding formyltetrahydrofolate deformylase — protein sequence MDTSNEHYILKINCPAASGIVAAISACLARQQCYISELAQFDDEFTGQFFMRAVFRFNTGVTGDIGALREDLGDLAGGFDMQWQLFCSSQPTRVLLMVSKFDHCLTDLLYRHRKGEMDMHITAVVSNHLDLRAMAEREGIRFIYLPVTKDSKASQEVELMRIVEDTQTDLVVLARYMQILSDGLCQQLSGRAINIHHSFLPGFKGAKPYHQAYDRGVKLIGATAHYVTSDLDEGPIIEQEVQRVDHTHLPDSLVAIGRDTETVALSKALKYHLEHRVFINQDKTVIFR from the coding sequence ATGGACACCTCCAACGAACACTACATTCTCAAGATCAACTGCCCGGCGGCGTCCGGCATCGTCGCCGCCATCAGCGCCTGCCTGGCCCGGCAACAGTGCTACATCAGTGAGCTTGCGCAATTCGACGACGAGTTCACCGGGCAGTTTTTCATGCGCGCGGTCTTTCGTTTCAACACCGGCGTGACCGGCGATATTGGCGCCCTGCGTGAAGACCTGGGCGACCTGGCCGGCGGCTTCGACATGCAGTGGCAACTGTTCTGCTCGAGCCAGCCGACCCGGGTGCTGCTGATGGTCAGCAAGTTCGACCATTGCCTGACCGACCTGCTCTACCGCCACCGCAAGGGCGAGATGGACATGCACATCACTGCGGTGGTCTCCAATCACCTGGACCTGCGGGCCATGGCCGAACGCGAAGGCATTCGCTTCATCTATTTGCCGGTCACCAAGGACAGCAAGGCCAGTCAGGAAGTCGAGCTGATGCGCATTGTCGAGGACACCCAGACCGACCTGGTGGTGCTCGCCCGCTATATGCAGATTCTCTCCGATGGTCTGTGCCAGCAACTGTCCGGTCGGGCCATCAACATCCATCACTCGTTCCTGCCCGGTTTCAAGGGCGCCAAACCCTATCACCAGGCGTATGACCGGGGCGTGAAGCTGATCGGTGCGACCGCCCATTACGTCACCAGCGACCTCGATGAGGGGCCGATCATCGAACAGGAAGTCCAGCGCGTCGACCATACGCACCTGCCCGACTCGCTGGTTGCCATCGGCCGCGACACCGAAACCGTCGCCCTTTCCAAAGCCCTGAAATACCACCTGGAACACCGGGTGTTCATCAACCAGGACAAGACAGTGATCTTTCGCTGA
- a CDS encoding NAD(P)/FAD-dependent oxidoreductase codes for MTLRVAIIGAGPCGLAQLRAFQSARDKGTAIPELVCFEKQQDWGGMWNYTWRTGLDENGEPVHGSMYRYLWSNGPKECLEFADYTFEEHFGRPIGSYPPREVLWDYIKGRVEKAGVRDYIRFNNVVRQVTFNQETRRFTVLAHDHGSDTQTCEEFDYVINACGHFSTPKMPYFPGFEQFGGRVLHAHDFRDALEFKGKDLLIVGSSYSAEDIGSQCYKYGARSITSCYRTAPMGYDWPANWEEKPLLQRLEKNRAYFIDGSHKHIDAVILCTGYKHHFPFLPDELCLKTDNRLWPMNLYKGIFWEPNPQLIYLGMQDQWYSFNMFDAQAWYARDVILGRIQLPDQAEMIADSRQWHEREQTLETNQQMFEYQGAYIQHLVDATDYPNFDIAAVNETFLHWKHDKAENIMGYRDKSYRSLMTGTQSPPHHTPWLHALDDSMAAYLAEPPMSVQSIG; via the coding sequence ATGACACTACGCGTAGCAATTATCGGCGCCGGCCCGTGCGGCCTGGCTCAACTTCGCGCCTTCCAGTCAGCCCGCGACAAGGGCACCGCCATTCCCGAACTGGTGTGCTTTGAAAAGCAGCAGGATTGGGGCGGCATGTGGAACTACACCTGGCGTACCGGTCTGGACGAGAACGGCGAGCCGGTGCATGGCAGCATGTACCGTTACCTGTGGTCGAACGGCCCGAAGGAATGCCTGGAGTTCGCCGACTACACCTTCGAAGAACATTTTGGCCGCCCCATCGGCTCCTACCCGCCGCGAGAAGTGCTCTGGGATTACATCAAGGGCCGCGTCGAAAAAGCCGGGGTACGGGATTACATCCGGTTCAACAACGTGGTGCGCCAGGTCACCTTTAACCAAGAGACTCGCCGCTTCACGGTGCTCGCCCACGACCACGGCAGCGATACCCAGACCTGCGAAGAGTTCGATTATGTGATCAACGCCTGCGGGCACTTTTCGACGCCGAAGATGCCGTACTTCCCCGGATTCGAGCAGTTCGGCGGGCGCGTCCTGCACGCCCACGATTTCCGCGATGCGCTGGAGTTCAAGGGCAAGGATCTGCTCATCGTCGGCAGCAGCTATTCTGCCGAAGACATCGGTTCCCAGTGCTACAAATATGGCGCCCGCAGCATCACCAGTTGCTACCGCACCGCGCCGATGGGCTATGACTGGCCCGCCAATTGGGAAGAAAAACCGCTGTTGCAGCGCCTGGAAAAAAACCGCGCGTACTTTATCGACGGCAGCCACAAGCACATCGATGCGGTGATCCTGTGCACCGGCTACAAACATCACTTCCCCTTCCTGCCGGACGAACTGTGCCTCAAGACCGATAACCGGCTATGGCCGATGAATCTGTACAAAGGCATTTTCTGGGAGCCCAACCCGCAACTGATCTACCTCGGCATGCAGGACCAGTGGTACTCGTTCAACATGTTCGACGCGCAAGCCTGGTACGCCCGCGATGTCATCCTGGGGCGTATTCAACTGCCCGACCAGGCCGAAATGATCGCCGACAGCCGGCAATGGCACGAACGGGAACAGACACTGGAAACCAACCAGCAAATGTTCGAATACCAGGGCGCCTACATCCAGCACCTGGTGGACGCCACCGACTACCCGAACTTCGACATCGCCGCCGTCAATGAAACCTTCCTGCACTGGAAGCACGACAAAGCGGAAAACATCATGGGTTATCGCGACAAGTCCTATCGCTCGTTGATGACCGGAACCCAGTCACCGCCGCACCACACCCCCTGGCTGCACGCACTGGACGACTCGATGGCGGCGTACCTCGCTGAGCCGCCGATGTCCGTCCAGTCGATCGGTTGA